A region of the Zhihengliuella halotolerans genome:
CGTTGTCGCCGGTGGCGGCGTCGAAGCCCGCGACGCCGAGCGTGGCCGCCGAGTCAGCGCCCGCGTGGGCGACCGTTCGGTCGCCGGTGATCTCGACGATCTTGCCGCCGACGACGTCGTCCGAAGCCGTGCAGGTGACGTTCGTGGTCGGGCCGAACATGGGTACGTGCTGAGCCATGACTACTTCTCCTCCGTGGTCTTGTAGAACTTGCTGTAGAGCACGTCCTCGTCGGATGCCTGGTCGACGCCGCCCGTGTAGCCGGCGGACTCGAGCGGGACAGTGCCCTTGGCGAGCTTCGCCAGGACGTCCTTCGCGCCCGGGTCGGCAGCGAGCAGCCCGTCCCAGTGGTCGCGGCGGGACGGCGGGATGCGGCCGTCGTTGACGGCCGCGTTGACGAGGGCCGCACGGTCCTCGCGCTGCTGGCGGGCGCGGGCCTCCGCGCCAGCCTTGGCGTTCTTCGTGAGCTCGGCGTACTGGGTTTCATCCAGCACGACCGTGCCCGGCGCCTGCGGCGTCTGCGTTGCAGCCGGGGCGGGGTCGGCGACTTCGTCGAGGGCCTCGTCGAGAGCGGCGAGGATGTCTTCATCGGTGAGTTCCGCGTCGGCGTTGATGCCGAGCCGGTTACGGATCCCAGTGGTCAGATCAGGCATGTCGGTGTGTCCTTTCGGTGCGATCTGGTTGGTGGCCTCCGGCTCGACCGGAGGGGTCTGGTGGTCGTTCCCAGGCAAGTGCCCGAGAAGCGCGTCGATCCGGGCCGGATCGAGGTGGCGGGCGTGGGCCGCAGCAGGCATCCACGGGGCCGGCGCCTCCCGGCGGCCGGCGTGGGCGAAGCGGACGACGTCGGAGAACGCCGAGGCGTCGGCGTCCGCTTCCACGCTGCCGTCTACCCGGTCCGCGAGTCCGGCTTCCACAGCCTCTGCAGCGGAGTACCAGGTCTCGGCCTTCATGGCCGTGCGCCACTGCTCGCCTGTCCCTCCGGCACGCTCCGAGTACAGTGCGGCGATCGAGTCGGAGAGGCGGTTCAGATTGGCGACGTCCTTGGCGAGCTCGTCGGCGTTGCCCATGGCGATGGTCCAGGCGTCGTGAATCATCAACTCCGCGCCACGGCCCATCACGATCTCGTCGGCGGCCATGATCAGGAAGCTGGCCGCACTGGCCGCGATCCCATCGACGGTGGCCGTGACATTGGCCGGGTGCCGGCGGATCGCGTTCATGATCGCGACGCCGTCGTACACCGACCCGCCCGGGGAGTTGACCCGCAGGTCGATGTCGTCGACGTCGAGGGCGGCGAGCTCGCGTGCGAATTCCTGCGCGCTGATGCCGAACCAGCCGCCAATCTGCTCGTAGATGAAGATCTCCGCGGAACGCTTCTCCGTGTCGGTCTCCATCCGGTACCACTGCCGCGGCGCGGCAGCCGCCGGCCCCGGTGCTGTCTTCGTGCTCATGGTCGCTCCTTCTCGGTGCCGGTCGTCGGCTTGTATTCGCGGGCGGTATCGGCGTCGGCATCGGGCAGCCCGTAGGTCGCACGCACGTGCTCCTCGAGTTTGTCGTCGACGGTTAGCGCCCCACACTCGACCAGGGCGCGGATCGCTTCGGCGGTCGCCGGGTGGCGGGATCCGATCTCGTCGAAGACGATCTTCGGAGCGGGTTCGTCGACACCCCAGTTCAGATCCACCAGGTCCTCGACGATGTGCTGAGTCGCCACGTCGGCGACCTGCAGAGCCACTGTCTGCAGGGAGAGGGTGAAGAAATCGGCGAAGGTCGACCCGAGCGCCCACGACCCGGTCTCGCTGCCCAGGTTCAGGAAGTGGGCAAGAACCGCGCGGGCGATCTGCTCGTCGTAGTAGCTGATCGGTTTGCTCGCGTCCGGCAGGGTGCCCTCGACGCCGAGAAGCGCGAGCTTCGCGCCGTTCGGGATCGCGGCGCCGGCGCTGTTCCCGGAGCGGAAGCCCTGGGCGATCTTTAGGCCGGCGTCCATCTCGTCCTGCTCGCGCTTCTCCCGCTTCGTGGGGTCCAAGCCCTCCGGCGGTTCGGACGCCGTGTAGACCGGGACGCCGAGGCCGTTGCGGTCGACTGCCTGCGCCTGGACCCGGAGCATCCGGTCCTTGAGGATCCAGTACTTGTAGGCGGGCCGGAGCAGCGACTGGCCGAGCCAGTTCCCGCCCTCGCGCTCGTTCACGTAGGCGACGAGCCGGTCGACGCCGATCCGCGGTGTCGTCTTGCCGGTGATCCCGTGCTGCTCGATCGCGAGCAGTCCGCCGTCGGAGGCGACATCGATTCGGGACAGGGTCCGCTGCGGCCGCCAGGCGAGCTTCCGCAGCCGGGCATGCCCGGTGTCGTCGATGCGGTAGACCTGTTCGAAGAACGAGTGCCCGAAGGGCAGCATGAGCAGCGCCAGGCGCAGATGGTCGGGCCACGAGAACCGGTCTCGGGAGCGCCGAGGCCGGTACGGCTCGTCGCTGCCGACCAGCGGCAGGCCGAGATCCTCCGCGACACGGGCGGCGACCTCGGGGCGTGCCCCGTTGGCGTCGATCCTCCACGTGGTGCGGCGGATCGGCAGCATGACCGCGCGCAGCACGGAGATGACCTGCGCGTCCTGCCGGCGCATCCGGTCGTAGACCTGGACGTTCCTGGGCCATTGCAGCTCCGGGGTCTCCTCCGTCTCTGCGAGGCCCCACCAGGTGGACTCCTCCGCGTAGCCGGTCTCGGTCGTCGGTGCGGCCATGCGGAGCCTCCTTCAGTTAGAACGCCCAGTGGGCGGGGTTGTCGTCGTACTCCGGCGCGTGGGCGGCGTGCTCACCCCTGGAGTCGACCGCCACCGGCGGCGGTGGCGGCGGTGGCGGCTTCCGCTCGAGCGGACGGTGCAGCAACCAGTGGGCGGCGGTGAACGCCATCAGCGAGGCGATGTCCGCCGGCGATGCCTTCTGGTCGGGCAGCTTGGCTCCCCCGCCGAAGACCTTCAGCACCGCAGTCGTCGCGGCGATGTCCAGGACCGGCTGTGGCTGATGCCTGACCTTGGTGTCGCGGACCGCGTCGTCGACGCCGGCCCACCCCGCCGTCAGGTCGCTGCCCTCCCACCGGACGACCGGAATGTCGAAGTCCTCTTCCGGGTTCGACGACAGGTACTCGAGGTGATCGAGCAGCGGTGAGACCGGCGCGCCTTTCGACTGTCCAGTGATCGCGACGATGCGCTTCCGGCGACGTGGCTCCATCAGCCAGTCGGCCAGCCAGTCGTACCCGCGGCGGCCGGCGGCGATCTCGACCTGGTCGACACCATCAGCGCGGCGGCCGGCGAAGGCGACGTACACCATCTCGCGGTCACCGGACTGGCCCAGCCCGACCATGACCGACGTGACGATCCGGTCCTCATCCGCCTGCATCGGCAGGCCGTCCGGCCCGGGAACCGGCTTGTTCTGCCCCTTCTCCCAAGTGCCCGGTGGGAAAGGCCCGTCGAGGACGCCATCGGACCACTGGCAGAGGCACTCCGTGCGGAACACCCACTCGGGATCCGTCTTGCAGGCCGCCGCGATCGTGCGCTCGGTGAAGCCCGGGTTCCAGTTGAGGGACGGGTTCGCTATCGCCCACTGGTCCCGGTCCCACTTCGAGCAGCCCGGCAGCGCCGACCACTCGAACAGGCCGAGAGTCTCTTCGTCCTGCTCCATGTCATCGAGTTCGTCGAAGTCGGCGTCTTCCTCGTCCGGGTTGTCGCTGGCCTGAACGGCCTCGGCATGTAGCTGCCCCAGGGCTTCATCCTGGGCGCAGATCCCGTCCGGGTCGCCGATCGCCTCGTGCGCCATCTTCCGCAGATAGCGCAGAACGATGCTGGTCACATCGCCGGCGTTCGAGAGGGCGAAGACGAGCGCCTCGGCCTGAGCCATCGTCGTCTTCGTGATCGCGCCCCAGGCGTCCCAGTTCTGATGCTCGCGCAGCTCGTCGAGCATGATCAGGTTCCCGGTGAACCCACGGCCGGCCTTCCGGTTCGCGGCCTTGACCTTGTACCGGGTGACCTTTTCCTTATCCCCGGAATTGTCCGCCAGTTCGAGGGCTTTCTTGCCGTTGACCTTGACGACCCGCTTGATCATCGAGGCGAGTTCCGGATCCTCCTCCGCCAGATCGACGGCGCCCTGCCAGACCTCCTCCGCTGTCTCCAGATCCTGTGCAGTGCCGAGTACCAGGGGCCAGCCCCACACCGCCATGAACCACAGCGCGAGCACCTGAGAGAGCGTGGACTTACCGTTCTGCCGGGCCACGAGGACAACGACGGTACGGAACCGCATCCCGCCCTCGGGCAGCAGCTCCAGCATGTGCACCAGCAGCCACTTCTGCCACGGGTACAAGGTGATACCAAGGACCTGCTCCGAGAAATCGATGACCTGGTAGCCGAGGGTCCGCGACTCCGTCGACGGCGAGCGCGGCTCGAGCGGGCGCAGCGGCGGCGTGAAGACGCGCGGCTTTTCCGAACCGAAGCGGCGCGGACGGCGCGCCCGTGCGCCGGTCGCCCCGGTCTTAGCCCGACCGCGCGCCTGTCGCGTTGCTTCGGAGGA
Encoded here:
- a CDS encoding capsid cement protein, translating into MAQHVPMFGPTTNVTCTASDDVVGGKIVEITGDRTVAHAGADSAATLGVAGFDAATGDNVTVYAGGVQPLTAAEAVAAGAPVYAGAAGDAAATGTNPIGTALTAAATAGDLFQVRLTR
- a CDS encoding head maturation protease, ClpP-related — protein: MSTKTAPGPAAAAPRQWYRMETDTEKRSAEIFIYEQIGGWFGISAQEFARELAALDVDDIDLRVNSPGGSVYDGVAIMNAIRRHPANVTATVDGIAASAASFLIMAADEIVMGRGAELMIHDAWTIAMGNADELAKDVANLNRLSDSIAALYSERAGGTGEQWRTAMKAETWYSAAEAVEAGLADRVDGSVEADADASAFSDVVRFAHAGRREAPAPWMPAAAHARHLDPARIDALLGHLPGNDHQTPPVEPEATNQIAPKGHTDMPDLTTGIRNRLGINADAELTDEDILAALDEALDEVADPAPAATQTPQAPGTVVLDETQYAELTKNAKAGAEARARQQREDRAALVNAAVNDGRIPPSRRDHWDGLLAADPGAKDVLAKLAKGTVPLESAGYTGGVDQASDEDVLYSKFYKTTEEK
- a CDS encoding phage portal protein family protein — its product is MAAPTTETGYAEESTWWGLAETEETPELQWPRNVQVYDRMRRQDAQVISVLRAVMLPIRRTTWRIDANGARPEVAARVAEDLGLPLVGSDEPYRPRRSRDRFSWPDHLRLALLMLPFGHSFFEQVYRIDDTGHARLRKLAWRPQRTLSRIDVASDGGLLAIEQHGITGKTTPRIGVDRLVAYVNEREGGNWLGQSLLRPAYKYWILKDRMLRVQAQAVDRNGLGVPVYTASEPPEGLDPTKREKREQDEMDAGLKIAQGFRSGNSAGAAIPNGAKLALLGVEGTLPDASKPISYYDEQIARAVLAHFLNLGSETGSWALGSTFADFFTLSLQTVALQVADVATQHIVEDLVDLNWGVDEPAPKIVFDEIGSRHPATAEAIRALVECGALTVDDKLEEHVRATYGLPDADADTAREYKPTTGTEKERP
- a CDS encoding terminase — encoded protein: MAASSVSSEATRQARGRAKTGATGARARRPRRFGSEKPRVFTPPLRPLEPRSPSTESRTLGYQVIDFSEQVLGITLYPWQKWLLVHMLELLPEGGMRFRTVVVLVARQNGKSTLSQVLALWFMAVWGWPLVLGTAQDLETAEEVWQGAVDLAEEDPELASMIKRVVKVNGKKALELADNSGDKEKVTRYKVKAANRKAGRGFTGNLIMLDELREHQNWDAWGAITKTTMAQAEALVFALSNAGDVTSIVLRYLRKMAHEAIGDPDGICAQDEALGQLHAEAVQASDNPDEEDADFDELDDMEQDEETLGLFEWSALPGCSKWDRDQWAIANPSLNWNPGFTERTIAAACKTDPEWVFRTECLCQWSDGVLDGPFPPGTWEKGQNKPVPGPDGLPMQADEDRIVTSVMVGLGQSGDREMVYVAFAGRRADGVDQVEIAAGRRGYDWLADWLMEPRRRKRIVAITGQSKGAPVSPLLDHLEYLSSNPEEDFDIPVVRWEGSDLTAGWAGVDDAVRDTKVRHQPQPVLDIAATTAVLKVFGGGAKLPDQKASPADIASLMAFTAAHWLLHRPLERKPPPPPPPPVAVDSRGEHAAHAPEYDDNPAHWAF